DNA sequence from the Bombus pyrosoma isolate SC7728 linkage group LG12, ASM1482585v1, whole genome shotgun sequence genome:
gttacaatgtaattaaatgaatacattttaaataccTGTACCTAATAAGCAGTAAGAATTATGTTAACTATATTTCAGCTATATAGGACAAGATTagtagaataaattaataaaatacataatgaacataaataatataaatttatgtgtATACAAGCAATACAtgcgtattaattaaaatatacatgtattttataatttagataaaatctttaatataCCTATATTAGGTATTTAGGtacagatataaatataattattgcctgaagtaatatgaaaataatttgttgaagTTAAACTTGTTCTCTGTGTTCTAAAATAATTGCCTTAAAATCTACAGAAATAATGCATTTGATATTCCTCTTGTAAAAGAATCATTTTTCATGATGTAAAAAGTTAGCATTTTGTCctacaatttttgttaaagtaTGACTTTAAAATAAGCTGAAAATGTTTGTGTTTTATAATCGTCATCTCATTTcaacatgtatatgtattgtacattaacattttacactatacagaatatttaattgtaatcctgattgtataaaatattttctaaaacatGTTGGTAAAGTAATAACCTTTTCCAAATTTAAATCTGTCcctagtaaaattattttacattagaCTGGAAACCAGTCCATTTTCATTCACTATTATTAGTAATGTATCTTTATCTTCCAGctattattgaataatattaacgaCGGAACATTGCTGCACTTATACAGTATTTCAGGACCTTCAACatgtttgttaaaaaaattttaattatttatcttttaccGACAATACTCAGTTACATAAATAGAGTTCATAGTTTCTTAGTAACAAAGAACGcgattttcttggaaaatacCATCACAAACTAGAAAGATCAGCTTTCCTATATTTCTTGTTAAGAATCTTCTAAAGactatataatgtacaatCTGCAATATGGCATTAtggttaatatatataaatttatttaccatATAAAATGCCATTTTGTATGTGGTAATATCAAAGAATAAATCAACTCGGCgtttatatgtttaaaaacaaatttaaggTTGGATacacaaattaattaaaagttataaacGCCAAGGCACAGCTtgaatattacatattgttcTTTGAATTTACCAATAGccattaagaaataaatgctttctcgatgtggctgtataattacaaattagaaaGATCTAAAAGTACTTTCTTTGctgttcttctcttttttataatcGCGCTTTgcttacatatgtatattactaaaaattacTATCTCACGAAACATTGCCATATTATCAATATTGTtgcatattattaatattttctttagaagtttcttaaaatatttatacatgtatttgAAATCAGTCTATTTGATGTGATCACGTATTAGTAGAAGTATGATTATGTATGTTAACACTAACTTGAGGAATGAGAGGAGACGCAAGTGGCTTGGGTGTAGCAGTTTCAGGAATTGGGATTGAAACTGCAGGAGGTACTGGAGAATGTTTCTTAGCTCTTTCTTGTTGCCATGGTTTTGCATGATCCTTGCTCAATCTCTCACTCAAGGCTTTTAATGCTATTTGcctgaaaattattatcagttataaacctacaaatattattgtttcaaaattaactTTAAGATTGTTACTGAACTAattgctctttttttttactttattatatgcatattttttaataaacgccAAAGAATGTCAAACCTTCTTCTTTCACTATCATGTGGATCGATACCAGGAAGATTTATAATGAGACCAGGTGGGGCATTGGACATGTCAAATCTTCTAACTACTTTTCTACAAATTCCAACTCGTACAAAAAAGCCATGTACCGTGTTACTCACAACTGCTATTGGTGGTTGTAAGACATTCGGAAAGAAACTATAATCAAATTCATATGCATAAGATTAAGAATATTCTAATTTCATGTTTTtcaataacattaaaataaaatttaccttGCAAATGTGAAATTATCTGCCATATCACCACGTGTGCCATTGTTATGTTTTTGATAGAATCTAAGATATATCcatgatattaataaaccaCTAAGAAACATAGTTGGATGAGTGCCTTCTAATAATCCAAAAAGCCATAATATCACTCCCATAACCCATACCATTAATGGTATATTCCTATTCGTAATCTTTCCAATTGGTGTTTTAACTAAAATATGATCTGGCATTATTTGTTTTACAGCTACTGCAACACCTATAAACAAAggtaaataacattaattatgtCTCAAGTTAATGcaagtaattttctttaattaatttctatatatttcatgtatttaatattatctaaaactataatactatactgaaaaaaatataacaaaatatattatacatctatacatatatatgtgtatatatacacatattacaTGACATGTGTTCGATGACAATAAAAGACTATTCATAAAGAATATACCTGCGATATATCCAGTTAGTCCATGAATGTGTATATCAAATAGCAGATCCGGATCGTTGGTGCACAtataaaggaataaataaaataatgcagATAATACAGCGACGCCAAAATTAACGATAGCAAAGAAAGTCATCATTTCCATCGCGCCCCATAGTGGTTCGATCAATTTGCCACAAAGACCTACTGTCACAATATCCACGCATACTTCCCAGAAATGTATCTCAAGGAAACAGAAGGTGAATGCAGTCCAAATCCAAAAAACTGGAGGCAGTAGGTAACCTGGTGTTACGCTCAATACACGTACCGTTTCCGTGGAGAAAGAAAGGCAATAGGAAAACAGAACCACTATGCATATGAATTTAACACTAGTACTGGTGTTTCCTAAAAGGGCAGCAAATTGTTGCCTCAGATAGGGGATATTTCTACCCAGGCCCTTTATTGCTGCCATTTCTATTAGGCAGCCCTCTTAACCTCTTTGAATCACGGAGCCACTTGCACTATGACCTGACGTTTGTTGCATGTGGATTAAACACATTGACTTCCTCCTTCACACGTTTACCAATGTAATAtgtatgaattataatttctttatttggtAAATGTAAAAgagcaaatatatatttcaaacgttGCTAATAAGAGTAATTgtgtatttctttataataataatgatatatactacaataaatgaaatatacttgGCATTATTACTTGTAAAagataattgtatataatctTGCATATTAACAGtctctaatattattttataatatttatgcttGTGTTTTGTTTTACATCGATCTGTAATTGATGTTcgacattttttaacatattttgggaaatttgtatagattgtttttatataacaaaaattgattattacaaaattaaaaaataactatGTGTGAAATTTATTGTGTTCTAAATGATTATTCTGTAAACGTCCATAAATGTTAGAACGCACATCGTACAAGTAATCGAAGGAATTTTAATAGAAGAggat
Encoded proteins:
- the LOC122573283 gene encoding transmembrane protein 115 isoform X2 → MAAIKGLGRNIPYLRQQFAALLGNTSTSVKFICIVVLFSYCLSFSTETVRVLSVTPGYLLPPVFWIWTAFTFCFLEIHFWEVCVDIVTVGLCGKLIEPLWGAMEMMTFFAIVNFGVAVLSALFYLFLYMCTNDPDLLFDIHIHGLTGYIAGVAVAVKQIMPDHILVKTPIGKITNRNIPLMVWVMGVILWLFGLLEGTHPTMFLSGLLISWIYLRFYQKHNNGTRGDMADNFTFASFFPNVLQPPIAVVSNTVHGFFVRVGICRKVVRRFDMSNAPPGLIINLPGIDPHDSERRRQIALKALSERLSKDHAKPWQQERAKKHSPVPPAVSIPIPETATPKPLASPLIPQVSVNIHNHTSTNT
- the LOC122573283 gene encoding transmembrane protein 115 isoform X1, whose amino-acid sequence is MAAIKGLGRNIPYLRQQFAALLGNTSTSVKFICIVVLFSYCLSFSTETVRVLSVTPGYLLPPVFWIWTAFTFCFLEIHFWEVCVDIVTVGLCGKLIEPLWGAMEMMTFFAIVNFGVAVLSALFYLFLYMCTNDPDLLFDIHIHGLTGYIAGVAVAVKQIMPDHILVKTPIGKITNRNIPLMVWVMGVILWLFGLLEGTHPTMFLSGLLISWIYLRFYQKHNNGTRGDMADNFTFASFFPNVLQPPIAVVSNTVHGFFVRVGICRKVVRRFDMSNAPPGLIINLPGIDPHDSERRRQIALKALSERLSKDHAKPWQQERAKKHSPVPPAVSIPIPETATPKPLASPLIPQVVNTRSDVKREGIKTL